Proteins from one bacterium genomic window:
- the aspS gene encoding aspartate--tRNA ligase has product RYFQIVRCFRDEDGRADRQPEFTQIDIEMSFVGADDVIALTERMMAATVREALGIDVPIPFPRITYAEAMDRYGSDKPDIRFEMPIADCSDIFHDTEFQVVARVLAATPGGGAVRGVRVPGAAGYSRRQVQELEDAAKAAGAQGIIPVHLEEHRSRGPAARYLTPSHLTALRTRLGAAAGDLLLLVADEPRKASAVLGRIRVDLARRLGLITDRLAFLWVVEFPLLERSQETGRLAAVHHPFTAPMDEDLPLLDGDPLAVRAKAYDLVLNGVELGGGSIRIHQRQLQSRMFGLLGITPEAARDRFGFLLEAFQYGAPPHGGIALGLDRAVMVLAGQETIREVIAFPKTQSAADLMTGAPSPVETDALEEAHIQLKLP; this is encoded by the coding sequence GACGACGTCATCGCTCTCACGGAGCGGATGATGGCCGCGACCGTGCGGGAGGCGCTGGGAATCGACGTCCCGATCCCATTTCCACGGATCACCTACGCCGAAGCCATGGACCGGTACGGCAGCGATAAGCCGGACATTCGGTTCGAGATGCCGATCGCCGATTGCTCCGATATTTTTCATGACACCGAGTTCCAAGTCGTGGCCCGAGTGCTCGCCGCCACGCCCGGAGGGGGCGCCGTCCGCGGCGTGCGTGTGCCGGGAGCGGCCGGCTACAGCCGCCGTCAGGTGCAGGAACTGGAGGACGCCGCGAAGGCGGCAGGCGCTCAGGGGATCATCCCGGTGCACCTCGAGGAACACCGCTCGCGTGGCCCCGCCGCCCGCTACCTCACGCCGTCGCATCTCACGGCGCTCAGAACGAGACTCGGTGCCGCCGCGGGGGACCTGCTCCTCCTGGTGGCCGATGAGCCCCGCAAGGCCAGCGCAGTGCTCGGGCGGATCCGGGTGGACCTCGCCCGCCGCCTGGGGCTCATCACAGACCGGCTGGCGTTCCTCTGGGTCGTGGAATTTCCGCTCCTCGAGCGCAGTCAAGAGACCGGCCGGCTCGCCGCTGTACACCACCCGTTCACGGCGCCGATGGACGAGGATCTGCCCCTGCTCGACGGCGACCCACTCGCCGTGCGCGCGAAGGCGTACGATCTGGTGCTGAACGGCGTCGAGCTGGGGGGAGGGAGCATCCGGATACACCAGCGGCAGCTCCAGTCGCGGATGTTTGGACTCCTCGGAATCACCCCCGAGGCGGCCCGGGATCGGTTTGGATTCCTCCTGGAAGCGTTCCAGTATGGGGCGCCTCCGCACGGAGGGATTGCGCTCGGCCTCGACCGGGCCGTGATGGTCTTGGCGGGTCAGGAGACGATTCGAGAGGTGATCGCGTTTCCGAAGACCCAGAGCGCGGCGGACCTGATGACGGGCGCCCCTTCACCGGTGGAGACCGACGCGCTGGAAGAGGCGCACATTCAGTTGAAGCTTCCGTAG